A window from Danio aesculapii chromosome 6, fDanAes4.1, whole genome shotgun sequence encodes these proteins:
- the soat2 gene encoding sterol O-acyltransferase 2 — translation MSKVQTVVHRFAGQTSGENQQRSENGSVTQNENHRNITETARRKDDMERLKAELIRRVQTQLNDAVERAVSDSITSLNTHSHTNMLTHTDNKTSTCDRHKLDQGKVFMARCSLLDELFEISHIRTIYHMFIAALFLFFMSTLAVDYIDQGRLVLDLGLFYYAFGQLNVVICCWTLMFSYTLLGPYHVLRVWAGLYHNGHHRTCVCVVTAIILCAAQISMLGIFPVYMVLHYQLPPASRFIIILEQIRFVMKSYSFIRESTPAVLKNTPQKGECLRFPALSSYLYFLFCPTLIYREVYPRNPNIRWTFVGKNFLKVLASLFYLYFILERLCIPVFRNKSGLQFSTRTLILTLFHAAFPGMLILMLGFYAFLHCWLNAFAEMLRFADRMFYKDWWNSTSFANYYRTWNIVVHDWLYYYGYRDFLWLSGYKLRSVATLSVFAVSALVHEYAFTMGFGFFYPVMFCTFAGIGVVFNFAMNDKRKSPVWNIIMWTCLFIGQGVHVCLYCLEWYAQIHCPRTGAGFWDLVTPRSWTCSYQ, via the exons ATGTCTAAAGTCCAGACGGTGGTGCATCGCTTTGCTGGACAGACGAGCGGTGAAAATCAGCAGCGCTCAGAGAACGGATCCGTCACACAGA ATGAGAATCACAGGAATATTACAGAGACGGCACGGAGAAAGGACGACATGGAG AGGCTGAAAGCGGAGCTGATCAGACGAGTTCAGACCCAGCTGAATGATGCGGTGGAGCGCGCCGTTTCAGACTCCAtcacatctctgaacacacactcacacacaaacatgctcacacacactgaCAACAAGACCAGCACATGCGACAG GCACAAGCTGGATCAAGGGAAGGTGTTCATGGCCAGATGTTCACTACTGGA TGAGCTGTTTGAGATCAGCCACATCAGGACCATCTACCACATGTTCATCGCCGCTTTATTCCTGTTCTTCATGAGCACTTTAGCAGTGGACTACATCGACCAGGGCAG gctgGTTCTGGATTTGGGTCTGTTCTACTATGCATTTGGTCAGTTAAATGTGGTCATCTGCTGCTGGACGCTCATGTTCTCCTACACTTTGCTCGGACCGTACCATGTGCTCAGGGTGTGGGCAGGACTGTACCACAATGGCCACCACAGGACCTGTGTTTGCGTCGTCACTGCTATAATTCTATGTGCTGCCCAGATAAGCATGCTGGGAATATTTCCAGTCTATATGGTCCTGCATTATCAGCTGCCGCCTGCATCACGATTCATCATCATATTAGAACAG ATCAGATTTGTGATGAAGAGTTACTCGTTTATCCGTGAATCCACTCCAGCGGTTCTCAAAAACACACCGCAGAAGG gtgaATGTCTGCGGTTTCCAGCTCTCTCCAGTTATCTGTACTTCTTGTTCTGCCCGACTCTGATCTACCGTGAGGTTTATCCGCG AAACCCAAACATCAGATGGACGTTTGTGGGCAAGAACTTTCTGAAG GTGCTGGCGAGTCTCTTCTACCTGTACTTCATCCTGGAGCGTCTCTGCATCCCTGTGTTCAGGAACAAGAGCGGCCTGCAGTTCagcacacgcacactcatactgACGCTCTTCCACGCTGCGTTCCCAG GAATGCTGATATTAATGCTGGGCTTTTACGCATTTCTGCACTGCTGGCTCAATGCTTTCGCAGAAATGCTGCGCTTTGCCGACCGCATGTTTTATAAA gACTGGTGGAACTCCACTTCGTTTGCTAATTATTACCGCACGTGGAACATTGTGGTGCACGACTGGCTTTACTATTACGGCTACAGAGATTTCCTCTGG CTGTCGGGGTATAAGCTGCGCTCGGTGGCCACGCTCTCGGTGTTCGCCGTTTCTGCATTAGTTCACGAGTACGCCTTCACCATGGGCTTCGGCTTCTTCTACCCGGTGATGTTCTGCACGTTTGCAGGCATTGGTG TGGTGTTCAACTTCGCCATGAATGACAAACGCAAGAGTCCAGTGTGGAACATCATCATGTGGACGTGTCTGTTCATCGGTCAGGGTGTCCACGTGTGTCTGTACTGTCTGGAGTGGTATGCACAGATTCACTGCCCGCGCACCGGG